A region of Peromyscus maniculatus bairdii isolate BWxNUB_F1_BW_parent chromosome 7, HU_Pman_BW_mat_3.1, whole genome shotgun sequence DNA encodes the following proteins:
- the Apoc3 gene encoding apolipoprotein C-III: MQPRTLLIVALLALLASARANEGEGSLLLGSVQGYMEQAAKKVQDALTSVQKSEMAVQARGWMDGGFSSLKGYWSKFTDKFSGLWESTPEIQPTPPTEP; encoded by the exons ATGCAGCCCCGGACCCTCCTCATCGTGGCCCTCTTGGCACTCCTGGCATCTGCCC GAGCTAATGAGGGAGAAGGGTCGTTGCTGCTGGGCTCTGTGCAGGGCTACATGGAACAGGCCGCCAAGAAGGTTCAGGATGCACTAACCAGTGTGCAGAAGTCTGAGATGGCTGTGCAGGCCAG GGGCTGGATGGACGGTGGCTTCAGCTCCCTGAAAGGTTACTGGAGCAAGTTCACTGACAAGTTCTCCGGCCTCTGGGAATCTACCCCCGAGATCCAGCCAACTCCACCTACTGAGCCTTGA